A single genomic interval of Aureliella helgolandensis harbors:
- a CDS encoding PQQ-binding-like beta-propeller repeat protein, translating into MLRLLFLSFVLSATSMASASDWAEFLGPNGSAKSTDSVVTSWSSDQNLLWKVDLPGSGSSSPIIVGDRVMLTCYTNDDSSSKRQIMCFDKRSGKSLWASDYPVDYREDSFQGYITEHGYASNTPVSDGEFVYVFFGKGGVHCLDLDGRKIWSVDVGKESSNRQWGSAASLVLFEDSVIVNAAEESKSIIALDKATGKELWRQEAGMLELTYGTPRLATLADGSRELVISVPSEIWALDPLTGKLNWYASTSMSGNVCPSTIVDGENIYAFGGYRSSGSIAIRAGGKDDVGNSNTLWTSRLSSYVATPLLYQGRLYWIDDKGIAYCSSAETGEQIYRERVSELEGGRPVYASPILIANKIFVVSRRRGTFVYAPGDKFELVSQNILEGDDTDFNASPAVSDGRLYLRSNQSLYCIGG; encoded by the coding sequence ATGTTGCGTTTGCTATTCTTGTCATTTGTGCTGAGCGCTACTTCTATGGCTTCGGCAAGCGATTGGGCGGAGTTTCTCGGGCCCAACGGTTCCGCGAAATCGACAGATTCGGTAGTCACTAGTTGGTCGTCCGACCAAAACCTACTTTGGAAAGTTGACTTGCCGGGAAGCGGTTCCTCAAGTCCTATCATTGTGGGTGATCGCGTGATGCTAACCTGTTACACCAATGATGATTCGTCTTCGAAACGTCAAATAATGTGTTTCGACAAGCGTTCGGGAAAATCATTGTGGGCTTCGGACTATCCAGTCGACTACCGCGAGGACTCATTCCAGGGCTACATAACCGAGCATGGCTACGCCAGTAACACGCCCGTCAGCGATGGAGAGTTCGTTTACGTCTTCTTCGGAAAAGGCGGCGTGCATTGCTTGGATCTTGACGGACGAAAGATCTGGTCAGTGGACGTAGGCAAAGAATCTAGCAACCGACAATGGGGTTCTGCCGCCAGTTTGGTGTTGTTCGAAGACAGCGTTATTGTCAATGCAGCGGAAGAAAGCAAGTCGATCATCGCTCTGGACAAAGCCACCGGTAAAGAACTTTGGCGGCAGGAAGCGGGCATGCTGGAGCTGACCTATGGAACACCTCGCTTAGCAACACTTGCCGACGGCAGTCGCGAATTGGTGATTTCAGTACCGTCTGAAATTTGGGCACTCGACCCGCTCACAGGCAAACTGAATTGGTATGCATCGACTTCGATGTCCGGCAACGTCTGCCCGTCGACAATCGTGGACGGCGAAAACATCTACGCTTTCGGCGGCTATCGGTCGTCAGGCAGTATCGCGATTCGGGCGGGCGGAAAAGATGACGTTGGCAATTCGAATACGTTGTGGACCAGTCGCCTGAGCTCCTACGTCGCGACTCCGCTGCTGTACCAAGGCCGGTTGTACTGGATCGATGATAAAGGAATTGCCTACTGTTCCTCGGCCGAGACCGGTGAACAAATCTACCGCGAGCGGGTTAGTGAACTGGAAGGCGGTCGCCCAGTCTACGCTTCCCCCATACTGATTGCTAACAAAATCTTTGTCGTGTCTCGACGCCGCGGAACCTTCGTTTACGCTCCAGGGGATAAGTTTGAATTGGTTAGCCAAAATATTCTTGAAGGAGATGATACCGATTTCAACGCCTCACCAGCGGTTTCCGATGGCAGACTCTATTTGCGAAGCAATCAGTCGCTCTACTGCATCGGTGGGTAG
- a CDS encoding EF-hand domain-containing protein — MQRTSYAIALTICGLAASTTMAQPPGGGRGLGGPGGPGGSPLEHMAQLFELADANKDGMLTKAELQSAMQAQAGRPMGRGGPGFQGPPPRASQDPLGAAGEYGGPRGPGSPGDEHGGPGGAPPRPGEILPSFVIDSLDLTEQQKARLAALQKTVDKKLASILTAEQKQELENHRPPQHGPGHETGPDAGRDSGRPQRPQ; from the coding sequence ATGCAACGCACCTCGTACGCTATCGCACTGACGATTTGTGGACTCGCCGCGAGTACAACCATGGCACAACCACCTGGAGGTGGACGCGGCTTGGGGGGACCAGGCGGGCCTGGGGGCTCGCCCTTAGAACACATGGCACAATTGTTTGAGCTCGCAGACGCTAACAAAGATGGCATGTTAACCAAAGCTGAATTGCAGTCGGCGATGCAAGCTCAAGCTGGCAGACCAATGGGGCGCGGTGGCCCAGGCTTCCAAGGGCCTCCACCGCGAGCTAGTCAGGATCCACTTGGTGCCGCAGGCGAGTACGGCGGTCCTAGAGGTCCGGGGAGTCCAGGCGACGAACACGGCGGCCCGGGCGGCGCACCGCCGCGGCCTGGGGAGATCTTACCCTCGTTTGTAATCGATTCGCTCGACTTAACTGAACAGCAGAAAGCAAGATTGGCCGCGCTGCAAAAAACGGTGGATAAAAAGCTAGCATCGATTCTGACCGCTGAGCAGAAACAGGAACTGGAAAACCATCGGCCACCGCAGCATGGTCCCGGTCATGAAACAGGCCCGGACGCGGGACGAGATTCCGGACGACCTCAGCGTCCGCAGTAG